In one Saccharibacillus brassicae genomic region, the following are encoded:
- a CDS encoding 3-hydroxyacyl-CoA dehydrogenase, with translation MEYTNILIAGSGVLGSQIAFQTAFHGFAVTVYDINDEALNRAKERIEQLKPLYQADLGATNEALEAAMARFTFQSDLALAAANADLVIESVPESLEIKIDFYQKLALAAPAHTIFATNSSTLLPSQFAHATGRPEQFLALHFANEIWKNNTAEIMKHATTDEHVFNDVVAFAKQIGMVALPLQKEQAGYIVNSLLVPLLSSAQKLLVTGIADIETIDKTWMVATGAPVGPFGMLDIVGINTAYHIARTRAEHTGDEAYQAVADLLKNDYVDQGKLGKATGEGFYTYPNPSYLEPGFLKP, from the coding sequence ATGGAATATACGAATATTTTGATCGCCGGCAGCGGCGTGTTGGGCAGTCAAATCGCTTTTCAGACCGCTTTTCACGGGTTTGCGGTTACGGTCTACGATATTAACGACGAAGCACTGAACCGGGCCAAAGAACGGATTGAACAGCTCAAGCCTCTCTATCAAGCGGATCTGGGCGCAACCAACGAAGCGTTGGAAGCGGCGATGGCAAGGTTCACGTTCCAAAGCGACCTTGCTCTGGCGGCGGCGAACGCCGATCTGGTCATCGAATCGGTGCCGGAATCGCTCGAGATCAAAATCGACTTCTATCAAAAATTGGCTCTGGCCGCTCCGGCGCATACGATCTTCGCGACCAATTCGTCGACGCTGCTGCCGAGCCAATTTGCGCACGCCACCGGCCGTCCGGAGCAATTTTTGGCGCTGCATTTTGCCAACGAGATCTGGAAAAACAACACCGCCGAGATCATGAAGCATGCGACAACCGACGAGCACGTCTTCAATGACGTCGTCGCGTTCGCCAAACAGATCGGCATGGTCGCCCTTCCTCTGCAAAAAGAACAAGCCGGTTACATCGTGAACTCGCTGCTCGTTCCGCTGCTCAGTTCGGCGCAAAAGCTGCTCGTGACCGGCATCGCCGATATCGAGACGATCGACAAAACGTGGATGGTCGCGACCGGTGCTCCTGTCGGCCCGTTCGGCATGCTCGATATCGTCGGCATCAACACCGCCTACCATATCGCCCGCACCCGTGCGGAGCATACCGGCGACGAAGCGTATCAGGCCGTCGCGGACCTGCTCAAGAACGACTACGTCGATCAGGGCAAACTCGGCAAAGCGACCGGAGAAGGGTTCTATACGTATCCGAATCCGAGTTATTTGGAACCCGGATTTTTGAAGCCTTAA